Part of the Rhizobium sp. WYJ-E13 genome is shown below.
GCCGTATGCATGAACTCGACCGAGGTCGCGAGTTTGATGTGGTTCTCGCCCCGGTAGCCGAAGAGCGAGGCTGCGGCGAGCGTCAGCATCGGCCGCAGGCGCTTGCCGCCGGAGGAGATGAGATGGTTCGCCACCTCCGGGATCATCTGGACATCGGAGCCGGCCTTGGAAAGGATAAGCTGGTTCACTCGCTCCATATCGGCCTTGGTGAGGTCCACCAGCGGCTTTATGGAAGCCAGTTTGTTTTTGTTTTCTTCAAGCGGTATGACCACGCCCAACGACCCGGACTCCTGTTCATTCGTTGCCTTTGACAATAGAAAGGGGCGATGGAGGCGGCAAGGGGTGAATTGTCGCTGCCAGCAAATTCGGAAGGGAAAATGACGGCAAATGCATGAGCTTATCCGCGCAAACGACCCTGTCCTGCTCTCATTTGCCGAGAGCCTCATGAAGGATGCGGGCATTGCTTGCTTCATCGCCGATCAGGGCATGAGCGTGCTGGAGGGCTCGCTCGGCATGCTGTCGCGCCGCCTGCTGGTAGACGAGGCGATGGCCGATCAAGCCCGGCGCATCTTGACCGATGCCGGCCTCGGGGCTGAGCTTCGGGAGCGGAAATGAAAAAAAATGACGCAGGCCGTGGCTGACACCATAGACGCCTTTCATCGCGGCCTCTTCTACATCGTCCAGCCGAAGGGTAGGGGGCATCGTGCCGGCATGGATGCCATGCTGCTAGCTGCCCTCGTCGCCGATGATCGCCCAATAAAAGTGGCCGATCTCGGTGCTGGTGCAGGTGCGGCGGGTCTTGCCGTTGCGTCCCGCCTTCCGAAGGCTGAGGTCGTGCTATTCGAGCGATCGGCAGAGATGGCCAACTACGCCCGCCGCAGCATCGACCTGCCTGACAACGCCCATATGGCGGGCCGCGTCTCGGTCATCGAGGCCGATGTCACGCTGACGGCCAAGGCACGCAATGATGCAGGCCTGCTCGACGAAAGCTTCGATCACGTTATTATGAACCCGCCGTTCAACGATGCCGGCGATCGCAGGACGCCGGATGCGCTGAAGGCCGAGGCGCATGCCATGACGGATGGCCTGTTCGAACGCTGGGTTCGCACGGCCGGCGCCATCATGATACCGGGCGGACAACTGTCGCTGATCGCGAGGCCGCAATCGATCGCCGAGATCATCGATGCCTGCGGCAAGCGCTTCGGCGGCATCGAGATCACTGCCATCCATCCGCGTGAAGGGGAAAATGCCGTCCGCATCCTCGTGACGGCGATCAAAGGCTCACGGGCACGGCTGTCGTTGCGTGCGCCCCTGATCATGCACGAAGAGGGGAGCCACAAGTTCTCCCCTCTCGTCGATGATTTCAACAATGGCCGTGCAGCCTATGCCAGGCTCTGAAGCCAATTCAGGAATTGCCCGAGAACAGGTTAGCCTCCGGTCACGAAGTCGAGGAGCAACTTGACGTTCAGACCGGCGATCACGACAGCGACCACATAGGCGACGGCGCTCAGCCACTTCGGGGCGACCAGTTCGCCCATTTTCGCCCTGCTCGCTGTGAACATGACGAGCGGGAAAACGGCGAAGGAAAGCTGCAGGCTGAGTACCACCTGTGTCAGGATCAGCAGTTCAGCCGTGCCTTGATCGCCGTACCAGATCGTCACGAAAGCCGCGGGAACGATGGCGATGGCGCGGGTGATCAGGCGGCGCACCCAGGGTTTCAGCCGGATTTTCAGGAAGCCTTCCATGACGATCTGCCCGGCAAGCGTGGCGGTGACCGTGGAATTCAGGCCGCAGCAGAGCAGCGCGATGCCGAAGAGCGTGGGTGCAATCGCAAGACCGAGCAGCGGCGACAGCAGCGAATGCGCCTCACCGAGTTCCACCACATCCGTCTTGCCATTGGCATTGAAGGCGGCTGCGGCAAGGATCAGGATCGAGGCGTTGATCAGCAGTGCGAAGCAGAGCGCCACGGTGGAGTCGATTGTCGCAAAGGTCAGCGCTTCCTTCTTTTCCGGCACGGTATGGCCGTAGGAGCGCGTCTGCACGATGCCGGAGTGAAGGTAGAGATTGTGCGGCATCACGGTCGCGCCCAGAATGCCGAGCGCCAGGTAGAGCATTTCCGGATTGGTGACGACCTCTGTTGTCGGTAGGAAGCCCCTGATGACGGCGCCCCATTGCGGGTCGGCAAGGAAGATCTGTACCGCAAAGCAGATCGCGATGACGCCGAGCAGCGTGATGATGAAGGCCTCGATCCAACGGAAGCCGAGCCTTTGCAGCAGAAGGATGACGAAGACGTCGAGCGCGGTGATCAGCACGCCGATTTCAAGTGGAATGCCGAAAAGCAGATTGAGGCCGATCGCCGTGCCGATCACCTCTGCAATATCGGTGGCGATGATGGCGATTTCCGCAAAGGCCCAGAGCGGCACGGCAACATAGCTCGGATAGGCATCGCGGCAGGCCTGCGCGAGGTCGCGGCCGGAACCGATCGCAAGGCGCGCGCAAAGTGACTGCAGCACGATCGCCATGATGTTCGAAAGCAGTGCGACGGTCAGCAGCGCATAGCCGAACTTCGACCCGCCGGCGAGCGAGGTTGCCCAGTTGCCGGGGTCCATGTAGCCGACCGCTACCATATAGCCGGGGCCGAGGAAGGCTGCCGCGCGCCGCCACGTGGAACTGTGCCGTCCCGTACCAACCGAACGGTAGACGTCGGAGAGTGAAGCCTCCCCGCGCTCGGTCCGCCAGCCGCCCTTTCCATTCGGATTTATAACGTCCATGCCATTCTCACCTGTTTGCCAAGCCGGCACTATGCCTGACTAGAATGATAATGCAAGTCATTCGCAATAAGAAAGTGGAGGGTCGACGTTTTGAGAACGTGGCCATTGCGTTTGTCGTTGCAGCGCATACATGCAATGCCCTTGTAATGTGCATATGCATGCTGGCGCTGCCGATCATAGTGAAGGAAGAGAAATGGCTGGATTTCTGAGAAAGCTGATGCCGAAGCGGTTTCGCGGGGACGGGATCGTCATCCCCGTCGTCAGGCTGCAGGGCGCGATCATCAGTGGCGGCGGCCAGTTTCGCCCGACCCTCAATCTCGCCAATGTCGCGCCGGTTCTGGAGAAGGCCTTCTCCGCGAAGGACACGCCCGCCGTTGCCATCTCCATCAATTCGCCCGGCGGCTCGCCCGTCCAGTCCCGCCTCATTTTCACGCGCATCCGCGAACTTGCGCGCGAAAAGCAGAAGAAGGTGCTGGTCTTCGTGGAAGATGTCGCGGCGTCCGGCGGCTACATGATCGCGCTGGCGGGCGATGAGATCATCGCCGACCCGACATCCATCGTAGGCTCGATCGGCGTCGTCTCGGGCGGTTTCGGTTTTCCGGAACTATTGAAGAAGATTGGCGTGGAACGTCGCGTCTATACGGCTGGTGAAAATAAGGTGATCCTCGACCCTTTCCAGCCCGAGAAGGAAAAGGACATCGAATATCTGAAGAGCCTGCAGCTCGAGATCCACCAGGTCTTCATCTCCATGGTGCGCGAGCGTCGCGCCGGCAAGCTGATGGACGATGCGACCGTTTTCTCCGGCCTCTTCTGGAGCGGCACGCGCGGCCTGGAACTCGGCCTCATCGATGGGCTCGGCGACATGCGCCAGGAACTGAAGAAACGCTACG
Proteins encoded:
- a CDS encoding DUF2007 domain-containing protein yields the protein MHELIRANDPVLLSFAESLMKDAGIACFIADQGMSVLEGSLGMLSRRLLVDEAMADQARRILTDAGLGAELRERK
- a CDS encoding tRNA1(Val) (adenine(37)-N6)-methyltransferase — translated: MTQAVADTIDAFHRGLFYIVQPKGRGHRAGMDAMLLAALVADDRPIKVADLGAGAGAAGLAVASRLPKAEVVLFERSAEMANYARRSIDLPDNAHMAGRVSVIEADVTLTAKARNDAGLLDESFDHVIMNPPFNDAGDRRTPDALKAEAHAMTDGLFERWVRTAGAIMIPGGQLSLIARPQSIAEIIDACGKRFGGIEITAIHPREGENAVRILVTAIKGSRARLSLRAPLIMHEEGSHKFSPLVDDFNNGRAAYARL
- a CDS encoding Nramp family divalent metal transporter; translated protein: MDVINPNGKGGWRTERGEASLSDVYRSVGTGRHSSTWRRAAAFLGPGYMVAVGYMDPGNWATSLAGGSKFGYALLTVALLSNIMAIVLQSLCARLAIGSGRDLAQACRDAYPSYVAVPLWAFAEIAIIATDIAEVIGTAIGLNLLFGIPLEIGVLITALDVFVILLLQRLGFRWIEAFIITLLGVIAICFAVQIFLADPQWGAVIRGFLPTTEVVTNPEMLYLALGILGATVMPHNLYLHSGIVQTRSYGHTVPEKKEALTFATIDSTVALCFALLINASILILAAAAFNANGKTDVVELGEAHSLLSPLLGLAIAPTLFGIALLCCGLNSTVTATLAGQIVMEGFLKIRLKPWVRRLITRAIAIVPAAFVTIWYGDQGTAELLILTQVVLSLQLSFAVFPLVMFTASRAKMGELVAPKWLSAVAYVVAVVIAGLNVKLLLDFVTGG
- a CDS encoding S49 family peptidase, with product MAGFLRKLMPKRFRGDGIVIPVVRLQGAIISGGGQFRPTLNLANVAPVLEKAFSAKDTPAVAISINSPGGSPVQSRLIFTRIRELAREKQKKVLVFVEDVAASGGYMIALAGDEIIADPTSIVGSIGVVSGGFGFPELLKKIGVERRVYTAGENKVILDPFQPEKEKDIEYLKSLQLEIHQVFISMVRERRAGKLMDDATVFSGLFWSGTRGLELGLIDGLGDMRQELKKRYGQKTKLQLITATRGLLGRRIPGVSPVSLEGAASGLASGLVEAAEERALWSRYGL